One Methanohalophilus mahii DSM 5219 genomic window carries:
- a CDS encoding NifB/NifX family molybdenum-iron cluster-binding protein yields the protein MKICITSKNNTSDSEIETRFGRTPYFIIADTENGEFEAVGNPAAGATGGAGIQAAQEVAKMKADVLITGNVGPNAYEVLSTAGIEVVTTSGVSVKEAIEQYNNGTLGKVSGPTAKAHAGMGRGQGRGGKK from the coding sequence ATGAAAATCTGTATAACTTCCAAAAATAATACATCGGACTCAGAGATCGAAACTCGTTTTGGCAGAACTCCTTACTTCATAATTGCCGACACTGAGAACGGAGAATTTGAAGCAGTAGGGAACCCTGCAGCAGGCGCTACAGGTGGTGCAGGCATACAGGCTGCCCAGGAAGTCGCAAAAATGAAGGCAGATGTTTTGATCACTGGCAATGTGGGACCTAATGCCTACGAAGTCCTTTCCACAGCAGGGATAGAAGTCGTAACCACTTCTGGCGTATCAGTAAAAGAAGCAATTGAACAGTATAATAACGGAACTCTGGGAAAAGTATCAGGTCCAACTGCCAAAGCACATGCAGGTATGGGTCGCGGACAGGGAAGAGGAGGAAAAAAATGA
- a CDS encoding NifB/NifX family molybdenum-iron cluster-binding protein yields the protein MKVCIPATENSGIDSPVGQHFGKVPYYTIYDSETGKVDVLENTSEHMGGVGLPPELLANVGVETMLCGGLGWKAVQMFDQFSIKVFVGAQGKVNDAIEAWKNDRLEQAGANNSCSGHDHEH from the coding sequence ATGAAAGTATGTATACCGGCAACCGAGAATAGTGGAATAGATTCACCCGTAGGCCAGCACTTTGGCAAAGTCCCTTATTACACAATATACGACAGTGAAACTGGAAAGGTGGATGTTCTGGAGAATACCAGTGAGCATATGGGCGGTGTTGGATTACCTCCCGAATTACTCGCAAATGTAGGAGTTGAAACCATGCTCTGTGGAGGCCTGGGATGGAAAGCCGTTCAGATGTTCGACCAGTTCAGCATCAAAGTTTTCGTGGGGGCACAGGGAAAAGTAAATGATGCCATAGAAGCCTGGAAAAATGACAGGCTCGAGCAAGCTGGTGCAAACAACTCCTGCAGTGGCCATGATCACGAACACTGA
- a CDS encoding ATP-binding protein: MKITVASGKGGTGKTTVAVNFFLSVPKTSFLDCDVEEPNSNLFLHNELEKVKEVTIPVPVIDEQKCDHCGKCADFCNYNALAALPQKVMVFPDLCHGCGGCSLVCPHDAISETGRNIGDIERSLSGQFYTGILNIGEAMASPLIKELKACAGENTVIMDAPPGTACPMITTVEDTDYCILVTEPTPFGLNDLKLAAEVVREMRIPAGVIINRAGVGYGGVEEYCQQTGLPVIMKIPYDRRIAEAYSEGIPFVETMPQWKEKFLQMFETIKEGVR, from the coding sequence ATGAAAATAACTGTTGCAAGCGGCAAAGGAGGAACTGGAAAAACAACAGTTGCTGTTAATTTCTTCCTTTCCGTTCCAAAAACCAGCTTCCTTGACTGTGATGTGGAGGAGCCAAATTCCAATCTGTTTTTACACAACGAACTTGAAAAAGTAAAAGAAGTTACAATCCCAGTTCCTGTAATCGATGAGCAAAAATGCGATCATTGCGGCAAATGTGCTGATTTTTGCAATTATAATGCACTTGCAGCACTGCCACAAAAAGTGATGGTATTTCCCGATCTCTGTCACGGTTGTGGAGGCTGTAGTCTCGTCTGTCCCCATGATGCCATCAGTGAAACAGGAAGGAACATAGGGGACATAGAGCGATCCCTTTCAGGACAGTTCTACACGGGAATTTTGAATATAGGGGAAGCAATGGCATCACCCCTGATAAAAGAACTCAAGGCCTGTGCGGGTGAAAATACAGTAATAATGGATGCCCCCCCTGGCACAGCATGCCCGATGATCACAACCGTTGAAGATACTGACTATTGCATCCTTGTTACCGAACCTACACCTTTTGGACTCAATGACCTGAAACTGGCAGCGGAGGTTGTCCGGGAAATGAGAATTCCTGCGGGAGTGATAATCAACCGTGCAGGAGTAGGCTACGGGGGGGTTGAAGAATACTGCCAGCAAACAGGCCTACCTGTCATAATGAAAATTCCCTATGACCGCAGAATAGCTGAAGCTTATTCAGAGGGCATACCTTTTGTTGAGACAATGCCACAATGGAAAGAAAAATTCCTGCAGATGTTTGAAACTATAAAGGAGGGCGTTAGATGA
- a CDS encoding ATP-binding protein — translation MKQLTVISGKGGTGKTTLTSSFAALAENATIADCDVDAANMHLLLQPEIIKTHDFTALPTAIIHPELCTGCGICVDHCRFGAIKEGFEIDPYICEGCGVCEYVCPADAVTMEYNKCGEAYESKTRFGPLVHAKLGIGEEAGGKLVTLVREIAEEVSTKNNCDTIIIDGPPGTGCSVIAALTGVDIALVVTEPTVAGIHDLKRVIEVAEHFDIPSLVCINKSDINDRKRREIEKFCTQKGIKIAGEIPYDTTPTEAMVKGKTIVEYTDNSFAKCVVEVWERVKEEM, via the coding sequence ATGAAACAACTCACAGTAATCAGTGGCAAAGGAGGTACCGGCAAAACCACCCTCACTTCTTCCTTTGCAGCTCTTGCAGAAAATGCCACTATTGCAGACTGTGATGTCGATGCTGCCAACATGCATCTGCTGCTGCAACCTGAAATAATAAAAACCCATGATTTTACCGCATTACCTACCGCAATCATACACCCCGAACTGTGTACAGGATGCGGGATATGTGTTGATCATTGCAGGTTCGGGGCAATAAAGGAAGGTTTCGAAATCGATCCGTACATATGTGAGGGTTGCGGCGTCTGTGAGTATGTCTGCCCTGCCGACGCAGTGACAATGGAATATAATAAATGCGGGGAAGCCTATGAATCAAAAACCCGTTTCGGACCACTCGTACATGCCAAACTCGGGATAGGGGAAGAAGCAGGAGGAAAACTTGTCACACTTGTCCGGGAAATTGCCGAAGAGGTATCTACAAAAAACAATTGTGACACAATAATCATAGACGGACCACCGGGTACCGGTTGTTCGGTAATTGCAGCCCTTACAGGCGTGGACATTGCCCTTGTAGTCACCGAACCCACCGTAGCCGGAATACATGATCTTAAAAGAGTGATAGAAGTGGCAGAACATTTCGATATACCATCTCTTGTTTGCATAAACAAATCCGATATAAACGACAGAAAAAGAAGAGAAATAGAAAAATTCTGCACACAGAAAGGGATTAAAATTGCAGGTGAAATCCCCTATGATACAACACCCACCGAGGCAATGGTGAAGGGAAAAACAATTGTGGAATATACCGACAATTCTTTTGCAAAATGTGTCGTAGAAGTATGGGAAAGAGTAAAAGAAGAGATGTAA
- the mtbA gene encoding methylcobamide:CoM methyltransferase MtbA: MVEYTPKERLARVFEGKEVDRMPAICATQTGTVEQMDAVGAYWPEAHEDPVKMAALAEAGHTVVGFEAVRVPFDITAEAEFFGCGIKPSTKEQQPSVISHVVSKAEDLEQFEGYNIEDGRIGNVCEAVKILSDKYGDELPIIGSMIGPFSLAQHLNGDSWFMNIMTDQEFGLKLMEFTTEFCTQYALKQVENGADTFAIIDPTASYQLIGADFYKTFVVPFHQKIVEALHEKGIPSILHICGDTTNGLAIMETCGVDAISVDQNVDPAAAVENVDKALILGNLDPVSVLWNQGEDNVEGVKEESKNVLDAGVQLLAPGCGIVSKTPTQNLQAMIEAAKNWTY; encoded by the coding sequence ATGGTTGAATATACACCCAAAGAGAGATTAGCACGCGTATTTGAAGGTAAAGAAGTAGACAGGATGCCTGCTATCTGTGCCACCCAGACAGGAACAGTAGAACAGATGGATGCAGTAGGTGCTTACTGGCCAGAAGCTCATGAAGACCCTGTAAAAATGGCAGCACTGGCAGAAGCAGGACACACTGTTGTAGGATTTGAAGCAGTGCGTGTTCCTTTCGACATCACAGCAGAAGCAGAATTTTTCGGATGCGGAATCAAGCCAAGTACCAAGGAACAGCAGCCATCCGTAATCAGCCACGTTGTCAGCAAGGCCGAAGATCTCGAACAATTCGAAGGGTACAACATCGAAGACGGCAGGATCGGAAACGTATGTGAGGCAGTCAAGATCCTCTCAGACAAATACGGCGACGAACTTCCAATCATCGGCAGCATGATCGGACCCTTCTCCCTCGCACAGCACCTTAACGGTGACTCCTGGTTCATGAACATCATGACCGACCAGGAATTTGGTCTCAAACTCATGGAATTCACCACTGAGTTCTGCACCCAGTACGCCCTCAAACAGGTCGAGAACGGTGCCGACACATTTGCAATCATTGATCCAACAGCCAGCTACCAGCTTATTGGTGCTGATTTCTACAAGACTTTCGTAGTTCCATTCCACCAGAAGATTGTTGAAGCACTCCATGAGAAGGGCATACCATCCATTCTCCACATCTGCGGAGACACAACAAACGGACTTGCGATCATGGAAACCTGCGGTGTAGACGCAATCAGTGTAGACCAGAATGTCGACCCTGCAGCAGCAGTTGAAAATGTGGACAAGGCCCTCATCTTAGGTAACCTCGACCCTGTAAGTGTCCTCTGGAACCAGGGCGAAGACAATGTCGAAGGCGTCAAGGAAGAATCCAAGAACGTTCTCGATGCAGGAGTACAGCTTCTCGCACCGGGTTGCGGTATTGTGAGCAAGACTCCAACCCAGAACCTTCAGGCAATGATCGAAGCAGCAAAGAACTGGACATACTAA
- a CDS encoding Coenzyme F420 hydrogenase/dehydrogenase, beta subunit C-terminal domain, translating into MADKKWFLKDNIVDTGMCTLCGACAAICPYDLIRFDENGPHLKDECYRNGEGACKDVCQRVMTDASRIALNAFDFKAKPPSLLGQYEKIVSARATDEDLIKKGQDGGAVSSLIAYCIDNGLIDGAITTAGFAKPAANIIGEREDITSSQGAKYSTVPVLSALRDQKDNFNKVAVVGTPCQTYGVRRMQYFNGLNVHPVEKGMDGESANTPKIEYVIGLFCMENFNYHKLSDFLEKQGIKLNDIKKYSIQLDEMIITTDEKNIEISLKDLQDCVWDGCKICRDAVSKVADISAGSSGSSKGWTTLIARNAKGLKLLNDANEAGYIEISNEVDIEMTKELAQFKIRKFRHELDKRLDSEKKVSYYWVRDYPGVRPEINGTNFVKIKTDSGITTHEYLGKVAELAEKYGDGTLEMTARKSIEIQGVPGRNIDDLMAEVYDAGLKTIGMGYATACPGMDYCPEGLVSTKELANKLTMHFAQKLTPHKMKVGVAGCPNSCVRVRDHDIGIMGQLMPVIDETKCTGCGRCTELCKFNAISIEGGKAVINRDLCGNCGWCVRGCPHEAALEDKRGYSLWIGGNGARRPTEGVLIKSFCDEEEIIETINDIARAFIKYRTNPGKERLGNIMDKIGQGTLIKEIMEN; encoded by the coding sequence ATGGCAGATAAAAAATGGTTCTTAAAAGATAATATTGTAGATACAGGCATGTGTACCCTTTGTGGTGCATGTGCTGCTATTTGTCCATATGACCTTATACGTTTTGATGAAAACGGACCGCACCTTAAAGACGAGTGCTACAGGAATGGAGAAGGAGCATGCAAAGATGTATGCCAACGGGTAATGACCGATGCTTCCCGGATTGCACTTAATGCTTTTGATTTTAAGGCAAAACCCCCCAGCTTGTTGGGTCAATACGAAAAAATAGTGTCTGCAAGAGCAACAGATGAGGATCTCATCAAAAAAGGACAGGACGGAGGAGCCGTCTCTTCCCTTATTGCATACTGTATTGATAATGGGCTCATAGACGGAGCCATAACAACAGCCGGTTTTGCCAAACCTGCAGCAAACATAATTGGAGAAAGGGAAGATATAACTTCATCCCAGGGAGCCAAATATTCAACAGTGCCTGTATTATCCGCCCTAAGGGATCAAAAAGATAATTTCAACAAAGTAGCAGTCGTAGGAACTCCATGTCAGACCTATGGCGTCCGTAGAATGCAATATTTCAATGGCCTTAACGTGCACCCTGTCGAAAAAGGAATGGATGGGGAAAGTGCCAATACTCCTAAAATTGAATATGTAATTGGCCTCTTTTGCATGGAAAATTTCAATTATCACAAGTTATCCGATTTCCTGGAAAAACAGGGAATCAAACTTAACGATATTAAAAAATATTCCATTCAACTTGATGAAATGATTATAACCACGGATGAGAAAAATATTGAAATCTCCCTGAAGGACCTTCAGGATTGTGTTTGGGATGGCTGTAAGATTTGCAGGGACGCAGTATCAAAGGTCGCTGATATTTCTGCAGGAAGCTCCGGTTCTTCAAAGGGGTGGACTACATTGATAGCCCGCAATGCCAAAGGATTGAAATTGCTTAATGATGCAAATGAAGCGGGTTATATTGAGATATCAAATGAAGTAGATATTGAAATGACAAAAGAACTGGCACAATTCAAAATCAGAAAGTTCCGTCATGAACTTGACAAACGTCTCGATTCAGAAAAAAAAGTCAGCTACTACTGGGTTCGTGACTATCCGGGTGTAAGGCCAGAAATAAATGGAACCAACTTTGTCAAAATAAAAACCGATTCAGGGATTACCACACACGAATATCTGGGAAAAGTTGCAGAACTTGCCGAAAAATATGGTGACGGTACACTGGAAATGACTGCAAGGAAAAGTATCGAGATCCAAGGTGTGCCTGGAAGAAACATTGATGATCTTATGGCAGAGGTATACGACGCGGGATTGAAGACAATCGGAATGGGATATGCTACAGCATGCCCGGGAATGGATTATTGCCCCGAAGGCCTGGTGAGTACAAAAGAACTTGCCAACAAACTTACAATGCATTTTGCCCAGAAATTGACGCCACATAAAATGAAAGTAGGTGTCGCAGGCTGTCCAAATAGTTGTGTCCGCGTAAGAGACCATGACATAGGTATAATGGGCCAGCTCATGCCTGTCATTGATGAAACAAAGTGCACTGGCTGTGGAAGATGTACCGAACTATGTAAATTTAATGCTATATCCATAGAAGGAGGAAAAGCAGTTATAAACCGGGATCTTTGTGGAAATTGTGGATGGTGTGTCAGAGGATGTCCCCATGAAGCTGCCCTGGAAGATAAACGCGGTTACTCTTTATGGATAGGAGGTAATGGTGCACGCCGTCCTACAGAGGGAGTATTAATCAAATCATTCTGTGACGAGGAAGAAATCATAGAGACGATCAATGATATAGCTAGAGCATTCATAAAATACCGCACAAACCCCGGTAAAGAAAGATTGGGGAATATTATGGACAAAATAGGCCAGGGAACTCTTATCAAAGAAATCATGGAAAACTGA
- a CDS encoding MBL fold metallo-hydrolase codes for MQLSVVYDNNAAEGFHAGWGFACLIQQEDTTLLFDTGWNGPALLENLKKVGIKPSDIDILILSHQHWDHIGGLSAILHNSASLEVYVPQAFSPNLKKEIARRAHLIEVTRSRQLCKGVFTTGQLGSSIKEQSLILQSEDELYIITGCAHPGLGGIIDSAAKMGHVTGVLGGLHDFNDMAKLGQLSYIAAGHCTSHQDEIRRKYPANFAYIYAGYSVDI; via the coding sequence ATGCAACTTTCGGTTGTTTATGATAATAATGCAGCTGAAGGTTTTCATGCAGGATGGGGATTTGCCTGTCTGATTCAACAGGAAGACACTACGCTTCTTTTTGATACGGGTTGGAACGGGCCCGCACTACTGGAAAACCTAAAAAAAGTGGGAATTAAACCCTCAGACATAGACATACTTATCCTCTCCCACCAGCACTGGGACCATATAGGAGGGCTGTCTGCAATATTACATAATTCAGCTTCCCTGGAAGTTTATGTACCCCAGGCATTCTCCCCAAATCTCAAAAAGGAGATAGCCAGACGTGCCCATCTTATCGAAGTCACAAGATCCCGGCAGCTCTGCAAGGGGGTTTTTACCACCGGTCAGCTGGGAAGCAGCATAAAGGAACAATCCCTTATACTGCAATCTGAAGATGAATTATACATTATAACCGGATGTGCCCATCCGGGATTAGGGGGAATAATTGACAGCGCTGCCAAAATGGGTCATGTCACAGGTGTACTCGGAGGCCTACACGATTTCAATGACATGGCCAAATTGGGCCAACTTTCATACATAGCAGCCGGACACTGCACATCCCACCAGGATGAGATCAGACGCAAATATCCGGCAAATTTTGCATACATTTATGCAGGATACTCCGTAGACATATGA
- the pylB gene encoding methylornithine synthase PylB yields MFENMDNEQLDKFASSINKGYQLQDQEIRDLLAIEDEEEMQKLFHVARMVRDNFFGNKVFLYSFVYFSTYCKNQCSFCYYNCKNKIHRYRLTPDEIEKVCEALENDPIHMVDLTMGEDPYYHDHPEKLVSAVRKVKDKLGLPIMISPGVVRKDTLKQMYDNGADFLALYQETYDQELYNKLRVGQVYDQRINCRQDAKEIGYCVEDGILTEIEPEAESTLISLKGLRKSNPNMVRVMTFVPQEGTPLASREPGSSKSELKIISILRLMFPDRLIPASLDLEGMEGMVYRLDAGANVVTSIIPSGSTLEGVVNYDRELTERNRDAWSVVERLQSMGMEPAKQEDFNQILGR; encoded by the coding sequence TTGTTTGAAAACATGGACAATGAACAGCTGGATAAATTTGCATCCTCAATAAATAAAGGATACCAGCTCCAAGACCAGGAGATAAGAGACCTGCTGGCCATAGAGGATGAAGAAGAGATGCAGAAGCTGTTCCATGTGGCACGCATGGTCCGTGATAACTTTTTTGGGAACAAGGTATTTCTGTACAGTTTTGTGTATTTTTCAACATACTGCAAAAATCAGTGTTCATTTTGCTATTATAACTGTAAGAACAAGATCCACCGCTACAGGCTCACACCCGATGAGATCGAAAAGGTCTGTGAGGCGCTTGAAAATGATCCTATCCACATGGTAGATCTGACAATGGGTGAAGATCCTTACTATCACGATCATCCTGAAAAACTGGTCAGTGCTGTGCGGAAAGTTAAGGACAAACTGGGCCTTCCGATCATGATCTCCCCGGGAGTTGTGAGAAAAGATACCCTAAAGCAGATGTATGATAACGGGGCCGATTTCCTGGCACTGTACCAGGAAACTTATGATCAGGAATTATACAACAAGCTCAGGGTTGGCCAGGTATACGACCAGAGAATAAACTGCCGCCAGGATGCAAAAGAAATTGGTTACTGTGTAGAGGACGGAATCCTTACCGAAATCGAACCTGAAGCCGAATCAACTCTTATATCCCTCAAAGGCCTGCGTAAATCAAATCCCAATATGGTACGTGTAATGACATTTGTACCTCAGGAAGGCACACCTCTGGCAAGCCGAGAACCCGGAAGCAGCAAATCAGAACTAAAAATCATATCGATTCTAAGACTCATGTTCCCGGACAGGCTGATCCCTGCTTCCCTTGACCTTGAAGGCATGGAGGGTATGGTTTACCGGCTGGATGCAGGAGCAAACGTTGTGACATCCATCATTCCTTCCGGTTCCACCCTGGAAGGTGTGGTTAACTATGACAGAGAACTGACAGAACGCAATCGTGATGCATGGAGTGTTGTAGAGAGACTTCAAAGTATGGGAATGGAGCCGGCAAAGCAGGAAGATTTCAATCAGATACTGGGAAGGTAG
- a CDS encoding ferritin family protein has translation MLSKIPIDLDAVEDENIDKEILRAGIIAELDAINLYEQMAELASSEEIRAVLLDIAKEEKTHVGEFQTMLLEYDDEQGDELEAGRKEVEEEILK, from the coding sequence ATGTTATCAAAGATACCAATTGACCTTGATGCTGTAGAGGATGAGAACATAGATAAGGAGATCTTAAGGGCTGGCATTATAGCCGAACTTGATGCTATCAACCTCTATGAACAGATGGCCGAACTTGCTTCCAGCGAGGAGATCCGGGCAGTGCTATTGGACATCGCAAAGGAAGAGAAGACCCACGTAGGAGAATTCCAGACCATGCTGCTTGAATACGATGATGAGCAGGGGGATGAACTGGAAGCAGGCAGGAAAGAAGTTGAAGAAGAGATTCTCAAATAA
- the pylC gene encoding 3-methylornithine--L-lysine ligase PylC, producing MKTICLIGGKLQGFEVAYLARKSGIRVHLVDRKNKPLIHNCVDEHFCFDITERPERLIELSRHSDAIIPTNENLDTLLFLKKIEPELHCPLLFDFTAYDTSMDKKRSKEYFKSIDIPIPSEKPQNPPYFVKPPCMSSSKGARIIDNDSELANIDDSMVIEEYVPGPVVSLEVVGDGNNFMIGQQTQVHIDQEHDCHRVTPMETDPIFREITHLLASNLYLKGIMDVEAILSPEGIRVIEIDARFPSQTPTVVYHSGGVNLLEWLMGSFAGKIKDNKPLPVGKQCNYEHLMAVDGKLIPVGEHVLSDGDDYRLFHESNGLEIFKCRGKRQTYTLICTGATRHEMCYKRKKAIQLIKSDMKQ from the coding sequence ATGAAAACGATATGTCTGATTGGGGGCAAACTGCAGGGCTTCGAAGTGGCTTATCTTGCCAGAAAATCCGGGATTCGGGTACATCTGGTCGACAGGAAAAACAAGCCACTGATACATAATTGTGTGGATGAACATTTTTGCTTTGATATTACAGAAAGGCCGGAAAGGCTCATAGAATTATCCCGCCACTCAGATGCTATAATCCCGACAAATGAAAACCTTGACACCCTTCTCTTTTTGAAAAAAATAGAACCAGAACTACATTGCCCCCTTCTTTTCGATTTTACCGCTTATGATACCAGCATGGACAAAAAACGTTCAAAGGAATATTTCAAATCGATAGATATACCCATTCCTTCGGAAAAACCCCAAAATCCTCCTTATTTTGTGAAACCCCCCTGCATGAGCAGCAGTAAGGGGGCACGCATAATTGACAACGACAGTGAACTGGCAAACATTGATGATTCGATGGTCATTGAAGAATATGTACCCGGACCAGTAGTTTCACTGGAAGTGGTGGGAGACGGGAACAATTTCATGATCGGTCAGCAGACACAGGTACATATTGACCAGGAACATGATTGCCATCGGGTCACCCCGATGGAGACTGACCCAATTTTCAGGGAGATCACACATCTGCTGGCCAGCAATCTATACCTTAAAGGAATCATGGATGTGGAAGCAATACTCTCCCCCGAAGGAATCCGGGTTATTGAGATTGATGCACGTTTTCCCAGCCAGACACCTACCGTAGTATATCACAGTGGTGGTGTAAACCTGCTCGAATGGCTAATGGGAAGTTTTGCAGGAAAAATAAAGGATAACAAACCTCTTCCTGTTGGTAAACAATGTAACTATGAGCACCTGATGGCAGTCGATGGGAAACTTATCCCTGTTGGGGAACATGTTCTTTCAGACGGTGATGACTACCGGCTATTCCATGAATCAAACGGGTTGGAAATATTCAAATGCAGGGGAAAAAGACAAACCTATACCCTGATATGCACTGGCGCTACCCGGCATGAGATGTGTTACAAAAGAAAAAAAGCAATTCAACTCATCAAATCCGATATGAAGCAGTAA
- a CDS encoding DUF1847 domain-containing protein: MKCAACQNKECRNGKDCSGVAKDIEYTGEDLDCMQVAAAIEGQYYMQKTRLEELILFAKKMGYQKLGIAFCIGLANEAATITRILNKDFEVYSTCCKVCGIPKERYELEKIHPEKFEVTCNPKGQAFLLAEKQTELNIIVGLCMGHDIIFTRNSEAPVTTLIVKDRVLAHNPAGAIYSGYYLRKKFNLED, translated from the coding sequence ATGAAATGTGCAGCCTGCCAGAATAAGGAATGTCGCAACGGGAAAGATTGCAGTGGAGTTGCAAAAGATATCGAATATACCGGTGAAGACCTCGACTGTATGCAGGTTGCAGCTGCTATCGAAGGGCAATATTATATGCAAAAAACCCGGCTGGAAGAACTCATCCTTTTTGCCAAAAAAATGGGTTACCAGAAACTGGGAATTGCTTTTTGTATCGGACTGGCCAATGAAGCAGCAACTATCACCCGAATCCTGAATAAGGATTTCGAGGTTTATTCCACCTGCTGCAAGGTCTGTGGTATCCCGAAGGAAAGATATGAACTTGAAAAGATACATCCCGAAAAATTCGAAGTTACCTGTAATCCGAAGGGACAGGCCTTCTTACTTGCCGAAAAACAAACCGAGCTCAATATCATCGTTGGCCTCTGCATGGGCCATGACATTATATTTACCCGCAACAGTGAAGCCCCGGTAACCACCCTGATTGTCAAGGACAGGGTGCTTGCACACAATCCCGCAGGTGCAATCTATTCCGGCTATTACCTGCGCAAAAAATTCAATCTGGAGGATTGA
- the pylD gene encoding 3-methylornithyl-N6-L-lysine dehydrogenase PylD produces the protein MALLTPQDLEGLTKQLEYNNNTIKKATGMDIADICKQIYSTTLDGEKVGIVPITSGNGIISNFSSSLLTITEYFGLDGDITEHPDVTGYYEAVSSDADIILMADDHIFIAHNMRNGKIATNHVCTGVVYAEIASRYKYADSKDILVIGLGRVGYAGAQHLVKKDFDVYAYDPNRETLEKARKELGIIPYDPEEKHKFSMVLEATPNPNTISEGMVAERCLVSTPGIPCGLPEDIGKKNEIDLVMEPLMIGVASMIYAVM, from the coding sequence ATGGCACTACTTACACCACAAGATCTGGAAGGACTTACAAAACAGCTTGAGTACAATAACAATACTATCAAAAAAGCAACCGGAATGGACATTGCTGACATATGCAAACAAATATACAGCACCACTCTTGACGGAGAAAAAGTAGGGATTGTGCCTATAACTTCCGGCAATGGGATCATTAGCAATTTTTCGTCATCCCTGCTTACGATAACCGAATATTTCGGTCTTGATGGTGATATAACCGAGCATCCCGATGTTACCGGGTACTATGAAGCTGTTTCCAGTGATGCCGATATAATATTGATGGCAGATGACCACATTTTTATTGCGCATAATATGAGAAACGGCAAAATTGCAACCAATCATGTATGCACCGGTGTGGTTTACGCGGAGATTGCCTCCCGTTACAAATATGCCGATTCGAAGGATATACTTGTAATCGGCCTGGGAAGAGTGGGTTATGCAGGGGCACAACATCTTGTAAAAAAGGATTTCGATGTGTATGCCTATGACCCAAATCGGGAAACTCTGGAAAAAGCGCGCAAGGAACTGGGCATCATACCCTATGACCCCGAAGAAAAACACAAGTTTTCCATGGTCCTGGAGGCTACACCAAACCCCAACACGATCTCAGAAGGCATGGTGGCAGAAAGATGCCTCGTATCCACACCTGGAATCCCCTGTGGTTTACCTGAAGACATCGGGAAAAAGAACGAAATCGATCTGGTAATGGAACCTCTGATGATTGGCGTGGCTTCAATGATTTATGCTGTTATGTAA